The DNA region CGGCCCTCCGCTGGAGGGCGTCGTCGCCGCTGGTGACGTCGTCACCTGGTCCAGCCTTCGCTTCGACGCGGTTCCGCGCCGGGTCGAGCACTGGATCAACGCCATCGAGATGGGCCGTGCCCGCCCTCGGCACCGACACCGCCGTGCCGGCCGGCAGCCGGGCCTGCCGGGCGGGCCGGGGAGGGGGCGCAGGCCGTCGGGACGACCTCGCCCCCGCCACCGAGGGCCGGGCTAACCGGGCGCACCGGCCCGGGCCACCAGCAGGGTCCACTCCGCGAGCAACACGGTCAGCTCCTCGCGCCCGAGCCGGCCCGGCGAGCTGACCGCCAGCCGCGGCCCGGACCGGACCGTGAACTGCACCGGACCGAGCGCGGGGTTGACCCAGGACTGGAGCAGCCACCCGTCGGGGAGCACCGGCTCCGCGTGCAGGGCGAAGGAGTAGCGGCTCCGGTCCTGCTCCGGACGGCGCCGCAGCAGTTCCTGCCAGCCGGCCAGGGCGAGCCCGGCCGCGTCCTCGACCGCGAGCCCCGCCGCGGCCGGGAACGGCCCGGTCACCGTGACCGCCCGCGCCCCGGCCGTGGGCACCTCGCCCGCCACAGGCACCGCCCCGGCAGCACCGCCACCGGGAAGGCGCAGCACCCGCTCCACCTCCCCCGCGGCTCCCGGGCCGGCCGGACAGCCGACCCACGCCTGGGGCCCGTCCCAGCCGTCCCGCACGGCGACCGTGAACCGCGGGTCGCCGGCCACCGGGGCCAGGCGCTCGCGCAACCGCTGCACCGTCAGCAGTGGGGCCACCGCGTGCAGCACCGCCGACTCAGCCATCTCCGGCGCTCCCCTCCGGCGGCCACCGCCGCAGCCAGATCCGCCCCAGCTGACCCCGCGTCACGAATGAGGCCATCAGCGGGGCGTCCGTCCTCGCCGGCGCCTCCAGCAGCGCCGTGCTCGCCGCCCACGGCTCGCCCCCGGTCCGGGCGATCCCCAACAGGGTGGCGCCGCCGCGCGCGGGGAAGGAGAGCGTCACGTCCCCCACCCCCTCGGCCAGCCCCCGACCGGTGGCCTTCACGGCGGCCTCCAGCAGGGTCCAGGCGGAGAAGAAGAACTCCGGTCCGGCCCCGTCGGCCTGCGGGGGCAGGGCCGGGTAGAGCGAGGCGAGCACCTGGGTGGCGGACGGGATGAGCCGGATCCGCTCCAGGTCCACCCCCAGCGCCCCTTGGTCCGAGATGCCGAGCAGCAGCAGGTCCTCCGAGCGCGACCAGCTCACCTTCAGCTCCGGATGGTCCGGCAGGTAGGGCTTGCCGCCCCTGGTCCGCGCCAGCCGCACCGCTCCCGGGGCCTCCCCCAGCCGCGTGGCCAGCAGCCGCCTGACGGCCAGTCGGGACCGCAGGAAGAGCCGGGCGTCCTCGCCGTTCAGGTAGCCGGCCGCCCGGCGGCGCTCCTCCTCGGTCAGGTCCACCGCGTAGTGCGCCGGCGACAGGGGCTCCGCGTCGGCCGCCAGGTCGGCCAGCCAGGCCTCCACCCCGGCGCCCGGGGCCGTCACGTCGGACGCAGGCCGAAGACCTGCGTGGCCGATCGGGAGGGGTCGCCGGGCCGCAGGTGCAGTTCCCCGCGCTCGGGCAGCAGCACCACGGCGGCGACCGTGCGCTCGCGCCGGATGTCGCCCTCGTCGGGCACGCAGATCGGCGGCCTGGACAGCAGTGCGAAGTGCTCCTCCGGCCCGGCCGCCGGGTCGAGCTCGGAGAGCCCGACCCGGGCCTCCTTGAGGCGGCGCACCGAGGAGTTGCGGGCGAACACGTTCAGCTCGTCGCCGCGCGCCAGGTCCGGGTCCAGGAAGTGGTTGGTGTGCGCGGTCTCGTGCCCCTCCCGCACCCGCAGCTCGTCACCCAGGACCTCGACGCAGACGGCCCGCTCCCGGTCGCACAGGGTCAGCGAGCGGGAGCTGGCCAGCCGCATCCCGCGCAGCAGCTCCAGCGCCTGCGTCACGCTGCCCGCCGTGTCCAGCAGGTGACGGATCGCCAGGTACGGGGGCAGCCCGGGCCGCCAGTCCCCGCCGAGCACCAGGTTGAGCCCGATCGCCAGCCCGTCGCTGTTCAGCCCGAGGTACCCGAGCAGTCCGGCGAAGGAGAGCACCAGCGAGCGCCGGGCGGACCCGGCCGGCGCCACGTCCAGCACGCTGATCGCGTCGTCCAGGTTGCCGTTCAGGTCCACGGTCTGGGCCAGCACCGGGTGCCCGGTGTACCGACCGCCGGCCCGTGCGTAGGTGGTGCAGTCGCCGGCCGTCGGCACCTTCTGGTAGCCCATGATCTCCCGCCGCAGCTGGAGCAGCCAGGCCTCGGCGGGGCTCAGCCCGGCCCCGGCGGCCAGGCCCTCGACCTCGGCGGCCAGGTCCGGGGCGGCGGCCGCGACCGCCGCCCGGTAGGCGTCGATCCGCGGCCGCAGCCCGTCCAGGGTCAGCGGGGTGGCCGTCAGGTGGTTGAGCCGGGCCAGCCCGTCGTCCAGGAAGGCGCGCAACTCACCGGCCAGCGCCTGCCCGTGCTGCGCCCCCCGCTCGAACGCGGTGCCCGTCAACAGCAGCCGCCCGGTCATGCCCCCTCCTGTCGGACCACCCGCGGGCCGCGGGCCAACTGCTCGCGCACCTCGGGCCATTCCTCGCGCAGCACGCTGTAGAAGACGGCGTTGCGCCGCCGGCCGTCCGGCATCGGGTTGAAGCTGCGCAGCGTGCCCTCCTCGCGGGCGCCGATGTTCAGCAGTCCGCGCCGGGCCTGCTTGTTCAGCTCGTCGGTCTTGAACTCCACCCGCAGGGCGCCCATGGACTCGAAGGCGTGCTGCAGCAGCAGGTACTTGGCCCAGCGGTTGACCCCCCGGCCCTGGAAGTCCAGGCCCAGCCAGGACCAGCCGATCTCCAGGCGCCCGTCCGCCTCGGCCATGTTGCCGAAGCTCATCGACCCGGCCACCCGGCCGGTCCGCTTGTCGGTGATCACGAACACCGCCCGCCGGCACGCCTGGTGGTCCGCCAGGGTGGCGTCGAAGAAGGCCTCGTAGTCCTCCGGGGTCTCGATCCGGGTCACGAAGTACCGCCAGATGTCCGGCGCCAGCGCGATCGCGCGCAGCCCGTCCCGATCGGCGGCGGTCAGCGGGCTCAGCCGCACGAACTCGTTCTCCAGCACCACCGGTGCGTCAACGGCCCAGGTTCCCATGGTCACACCGCCTCGACGGTCGACGGGGCGACGGCCTCGACGACCTCGCGCAGCGTGGTCATCCGGGCCAGGTCGTGCTCGGTGAAGCGGGACAGCTCGGTGCCGGTCTCGTCGCACAGCGAGGTGAGGAAGAGCACCTTGTTGAGCGAGGTCAGGCCGTAGCGGCCGGCCAGGTCGGCGTCCGGGTCGATCTCCTCCGGCTCGACCGGACTGGTCAGCACCAGCACCAGGTTCTCCCGGGCCGCGGTCTCGGTCTCAGCGTGCATGGATACCCTCCTGGGGGTTGGCGAGGTCAGCTGCGTAGGCGGCCCGGATCTGCGGGCGCCGGGGTTTGAACTGCGAGGTGAGCAGGCCGTTCTCGACGGTGAACGGCTCGCGGGCGACGATCGCCCGGGCGATCCGCTCGTCCTTGCCGAGCGCCGCGTTGGCGTCGGCGAGCGCGTCGGCGATCGCGGCCTCGTCGGGCGGGTAGTGCGCGGGGCGGACCACGGCGACCAGCTCGGTCTGCCGCGGGCAGAACAGCACCGCCTCGGTGATGGCGGGCCCGGAGGTCAGCCGCTCCTCGATCGGCCGGACCACGATCTTCTTGCCGTTCTCCAGCACGATCACGTCGTCCGCGCGGCCGAGGATGTAGAGGTAGCCGTCCTCGTCGATCAGGCCGAGGTCGCCGGTGCGGACGATGCCGCCGGGCCGGAAGACCTTCTCGCTGTCGCCGGGGGCGGCGTAGGCGTAGTGGTCGTTGACGGGGTGGTCGCTGCGCACGCTGATCACGCCGTCGGCGTCCAGCAGCACCTCCTTGCCGGGCACCACCCGGCCCACGCTGCCCTCGCGGGAGGCGCCGGGGTGGTTCTTGGCAACGATGCAGGTCTCGTTCAGGCCGTAGCCCTCGAAGATCGGCAGTCCGGCCTCGTTGAAGAAGCGCAGCGTCGCGGGGGCCGCCGGGGCGGAGCCGGTCCACAGGTAGCGGATCCGGTCGCCGAAGAGCTGCGCGGCC from Kitasatospora cathayae includes:
- a CDS encoding 4'-phosphopantetheinyl transferase family protein; protein product: MTAPGAGVEAWLADLAADAEPLSPAHYAVDLTEEERRRAAGYLNGEDARLFLRSRLAVRRLLATRLGEAPGAVRLARTRGGKPYLPDHPELKVSWSRSEDLLLLGISDQGALGVDLERIRLIPSATQVLASLYPALPPQADGAGPEFFFSAWTLLEAAVKATGRGLAEGVGDVTLSFPARGGATLLGIARTGGEPWAASTALLEAPARTDAPLMASFVTRGQLGRIWLRRWPPEGSAGDG
- a CDS encoding C45 family autoproteolytic acyltransferase/hydolase, with amino-acid sequence MTGRLLLTGTAFERGAQHGQALAGELRAFLDDGLARLNHLTATPLTLDGLRPRIDAYRAAVAAAAPDLAAEVEGLAAGAGLSPAEAWLLQLRREIMGYQKVPTAGDCTTYARAGGRYTGHPVLAQTVDLNGNLDDAISVLDVAPAGSARRSLVLSFAGLLGYLGLNSDGLAIGLNLVLGGDWRPGLPPYLAIRHLLDTAGSVTQALELLRGMRLASSRSLTLCDRERAVCVEVLGDELRVREGHETAHTNHFLDPDLARGDELNVFARNSSVRRLKEARVGLSELDPAAGPEEHFALLSRPPICVPDEGDIRRERTVAAVVLLPERGELHLRPGDPSRSATQVFGLRPT
- a CDS encoding GNAT family N-acetyltransferase; translation: MGTWAVDAPVVLENEFVRLSPLTAADRDGLRAIALAPDIWRYFVTRIETPEDYEAFFDATLADHQACRRAVFVITDKRTGRVAGSMSFGNMAEADGRLEIGWSWLGLDFQGRGVNRWAKYLLLQHAFESMGALRVEFKTDELNKQARRGLLNIGAREEGTLRSFNPMPDGRRRNAVFYSVLREEWPEVREQLARGPRVVRQEGA
- a CDS encoding acyl carrier protein, which gives rise to MHAETETAARENLVLVLTSPVEPEEIDPDADLAGRYGLTSLNKVLFLTSLCDETGTELSRFTEHDLARMTTLREVVEAVAPSTVEAV